In Pseudomonas sp. ADAK2, the genomic window TCCAGCGACACCAGCGATTGCTGGCGCAGTGAAGCGAGGTCGGTGAGCAGCGCATCGAGGTTGCGTTCGAAGTCTTCCGGCTTGAGGTTGATGCTGCCGCCGAACACGCCATCATCGAGGACCTTCAAGGTGCCATCGAGATGCTTGAGGCTGTCATGGTATTGCCCGGCCCAGGTTTGCAGGGCGCTGGGCAGGCGTGCTTCGAGCAGGCTAGCCGTTTTCACAAGCTGCTCCCGGGCATCACCGATGCGACCACGCAGATCCCGCAGTTGCAGTCGGCTCTGCAAGGTGAACTGGCCTGACACCACTGACGCCTGGCCGACCGCGGCAAGCCGTCCGACTCGCTCAATCAGGTCCGGCGCGTGCTGGGTAGAAATCTGCGTCAGCAAATAGGTTTCCAGCCACGGCGCCAGGGTCAGGCGGTTGTCCATGGCGATCTGTTCGCGCAACGCTTGCAGGGCGCTCAAGGCGTTGGTGAAGCGATCGTAACCGTCCGGCCACCAGCCGACGCTGCTCAGGCTTTTCGAATCGAGGCCGTTGAGGGCGGTTTGCAGGGCTTGATAGCGGGTCAGGGTTTCACCCTCGGCGCCTTCGGTTTTCAACGCGTTGCCCAAGTCCGTGGTGGCTTGGGCGACGGCGGGCTGCACGGCGTCAAACGCGCCCATGGCGGCGATGGTGGCCGGGGTCGGCTGGCGATTGGTTTCGGTGGCGCGCCAACGGGCCGCGCGGTCACGCTGGGCGGCGAGCAGATTGTCCAGCGCATCCAGAGCCAGTAATTGCCGAACCCCGGCACGTTCGCCGGAAATGAGCTGCAGTTTGTCCCGATAATCCTGGCCGATCATCCACAGGCTGCCGGCCAGCGGCAGGATAAACAGCAAAAACAGCAACTGAAATTTGCGCGCGAAGCCAAAACGCCCCAGCAGCCCGATCCCCGGTGATAAAAAAGCCTGCATGCCCCATGACTCCTCTGGACACCACGCACCATTGGCGTGCGTCGTGGCCGTTGCGACCGCGACTCGTGCCCTTTTAAAAGGCCTCGAAAGTTCACCCTCGCCAGCTCTGTAGGCCGACTCTGTAGCGAAACTTCCCATTCTCGATCCCCTTTGTAAGGGGGCCGCGTTGAAGGGGATAAACAAGGCAAGATTTAGACCATGGCGTTGCGCTATCACCCACTCTTCGGATGAATGTCGAAGTCGTTAGCAGGCTAAGGGGATGGCGCTGTTGCACTGAAAAATGGCACATTGGCGCACCTGCCCGTGTGCACCCCTCTGTAGTACGGAAATTCCCATGGCTATCAGCAATGCCCAGACCGGCAGTACGCCGGCATCCGCGACTCCGCAAAGCAGTCCTTTAGTCATGCGCATCATCGGCGCCGTAGCGCTGGCGCATTTGATCAACGACCTGATTCAGTCGGTGCTGCCGTCGATTTATCCGATGCTCAAGGCCAATTATGGCCTGACCTTTACCCAGGTCGGCCTGATTACCCTGACGTTCCAACTGACGGCTTCGTTGCTGCAACCCTGGGTCGGTTACTACACCGATCGCCATCCCAAGCCGTGGCTGTTGCCCGCCGGGACGGTGTGCACATTGATCGGCATCTTGATGATGTCAGAGGTGGGCAGTTTTCCGATGATTCTGCTGGCGGCGGGGTTGATCGGAATTGGCTCCTCGACCTTTCACCCGGAAGCTTCGCGCGTGGCGCGACTGGCGTCGGGCGGGCGTTTCGGCCTGGCGCAATCGACCTTTCAGGTCGGTGGTAACGCCGGCTCGGCGTTCGGCCCTTTGCTGGCTGCGGCGATCATCATTCCCTACGGTCAGGGGCATGTCGCGTGGTTCGGGCTGTTCGCGGTGTTTGCGCTGTTCGTGCTGTACCGCATCAGCCGCTGGTACGCCAATCACTTGAACCTGTTCAAGCTCAAGCAAGGTCAGGCGGCAACTCACGGTCTGTCGAAAAACCGGGTGATCGGCGCACTGGTGGTACTGGGCTTGCTGGTGTTCTCCAAGTATTTCTACATGGCCAGTTTCACCAGTTATTTCACCTTCTACCTGATCGAGAAATTCGACCTGTCGGTGGCCAGTTCACAGCTGCACCTGTTCCTGTTCCTCGGTGCGGTGGCGGCGGGGACCTTCTTCGGTGGGCCGATTGGCGACAAGATCGGGCGTAAGGCGGTGATCTGGTTCTCGATCCTCGGGGTTGCGCCGTTCACCCTGATCCTGCCCCATGTCGACCTGTTCTGGACCAGTATTCTGAGCGTGGTGATCGGCTTCATCCTGGCCTCGGCGTTCTCCGCGATCGTGGTCTACGCGCAGGAGTTGGTGCCGGGCAATGTCGGGATGATTGCCGGGGTGTTCTTCGGCCTGATGTTCGGTTTTGGCGGGATTGGCGCGGCGCTGCTGGGGCATCTGGCGGACGTCCGCGGGATTGAATACGTGTACTTCCTGTGTTCGTTCCTGCCGCTGTTCGGGGTGTTGGCGATCTTCCTGCCGAGAACCAAGAAGCCCTGACCGCTTCTACAGGTGACGTCAGGCACAAAAAAGCCGCGTATCAAACGCGGCTTTTTCTTGGGCGGGTGAGTGCTGTCAGACTTTGGCGGGATTCTGTTTCTCCGGATCGATCCCGTACAGGGCAATGGCTTCGGCCACTTTTTCCCTCGGTAACGTGCCTTCATCGGCCAACGCTTTCAACGCGGCTACCGCAATAAAGTGCCGATCGACCTCGAAAAACTTGCGCAGTGATTCGCGCGTATCCGACTGCCCGAAGCCATCGGTGCCCAGCGCGACGAAGCGCCGCTTGGGAACGAACGGCCGGATCTGGTCGGCGAATATCTTCATGTAGTCGGTCGCGACCACCACCGGGCCTGGCTTGTCCTGCAAGCAACGTTCAACATGTCCGATGCGTTGCGTCTCTTGCGGGTGCAGCAGGTTCCAGCGCTCGACTTCCTGACCTTCCCGACGCAGTTCGGTCAGGCTCGTCACGCTCCATACCTCGCTGCTGACGCCGAAATCCGTCTCCAGCAATTGCGCGGCGGCGATGACTTCCAACAGGATCGAACCGCAGCCCATCAGTTGCACATGCTTGCCTTCGGCCGGGGTGCCGCTGGCCGAGAGCGGGTACATCCCCTTGAGAATGCCTTGTTCGGCACCTTCCGGCATGTCCGGGTGCGCGTAGTTTTCGTTGAGCAGCGTGATGTAGTAATAGATGTCCTCGTTGTCGACATACATGCGGCGCATGCCGTCCTGGATGATCACGGCCAGTTCGTAGGCGTAGGTCGGATCGTAGGATAAGCAGCACGGCACGGTCGAAGACAGCACATGGCTGTGGCCATCATCGTGTTGCAACCCTTCGCCCATCAGGGTGGTACGACCTGAGGTAGCGCCGAGCAGAAAGCCCCGGGCCCGAGCATCACCGGCGGCCCAGGCAAGGTCGCCGACTCGCTGGAAGCCGAACATCGAATAGAAAATGTAGAAGGGCACCATCGTCACGCCGTGGTTGCTGTACGACGTGCTGGCCGCTATCCAGGAGGAGATCGCGCCGGATTCGTTCAGGCCTTCCTGCATGATCTGCCCGTCCCGGGCCTCTTTGTAATAACTCAGTTGGCCGGCATCCTGAGGGGTATACAGTTGGCCGACGTGGGAGTGAATGCCGATCTGGCGGAACAGGCTTTCCATGCCGAAGGTGCGGGATTCGTCGGGGACGATGGGCACGATCACTTTGCCGATATTCGGGTCCTTGAGCAGGGTCCCAAGGATTCGCACGAACGCCATGGTGGTGGAGATCTCACGCTGGCCAGTCCCTTTGAGCTGGGTGCCCATTATCGATAATGGCGGGATCTGCAGCGGCTGCGCGACACTGACGCGTTCTGGAATGTAGCCACCCAGATGAGTGCGCCGGGCCTGCAGATAGCGCGCTTCGACGCTGTCCTCGGCAGGCTTGAGATAAGGCATTTCACTCAATTGATCGTCAGTGATTTCCAGCGAGAAGCGATCGCGGAAGGCTCTGATCGCATCCTCGCCCATCTTCTTCAGTTGGTGGTTGATGTTCTGGCCTTCACCCGCTTCACCCATGCCAAACCCTTTGACGGTCTTGGCCAGAATAACGCTTGGCCCGCCGGTGTGGCGCATGGCGGCGGCGTAGGCGTTGTAGACTTTTTCCGGGTCGTGACCGCCGCGGGAAAGCTTCCAGATTTCATCGTCGCTGAGGTCGCTGACCAGCGCCAGCAGCTCGGGGTATTTGCCGAAGAAATGTTCGCGTACGTAGGCACCGTTCTGGGATTTGTAGTTTTGATATTCGCCGTCGACGCATTCCATCATGCGCTGGCGCAGCAGGCCGCTTTTGTCCTTGTCCAGCAAGGCATCCCAGCCACCACCCCAGATAACCTTGATTACATTCCAGCCGGCTGCGCGGTACAGGCTTTCGAATTCCTGGATCACTTTGGCGTTGCCGCGCACCGGACCGTCGAGGCGCTGCAAGTTGCAGTTGACGACGAAGATGATGTTGTCGAGTTTTTCCCGGCCCGCCAGGGAAATCGCCGCCAGGGATTCCGGTTGATCCATCTCTCCGTCGCCCAGGAATGCCCAGACTTTGCGACCCTGGTGTTCCTTCAGGCCGCGATCCTCGAGATAGCGCATGAAGCGCGCCTGATAAGCCGCGGTGATCGGCCCCAGACCCATGGATACGGTGGGGAACTGCCAGAAGTCGGGCATCAGCCGAGGGTGAGGATAGGACGACACGCCATCACGATCCGTCTCGCGGCGGAAGTTATCCAGTTGTTCCTCGCTCAGGCGACCCTCAAGGTAGGCGCGGCCGTAAATACCCGGCGAGGAGTGGCCCTGGATGTACACCATGTCGCCCCCGAACTGCTCGGTTCGGCCACGGAAGAAATGTTCGAAACCGACGTCATAGAGGACGGCGGCCGAGGCATAGGAGGCAATGTGTCCGCCCACGTTCGAGTGCTTGCCGGCGCGCAGCACCATGGCCAGGGCATTCCAGCGGATGTAGGCGTTGATCCGTCGTTCCACGATCAGATCGCCGGGATAGGGTTGCTGGCGGTCCACCGCAACGGTGTTCACGTAGGGCGTGGTGACTCGCCCGTAAAAGTCGCCATGTTGGGCAACATCGAAGTCCAGCAACTGGTCGATCAGGTAATGGGCTCGAGGGCGGCCTTCGACGCTCAGAACCGATTCAATGGATTCGAGCCATTCGCGAGTTTCTTGTGGATCCTCGTCGAGAAACATGGATTGTTGTGCCATCGTCGTCTCCTGGAAAGTGCAGCGGGAGCACCGCGCGTTCGGTACTTGGCGAGGGGAGCAGTTGGCGCCAATCCCTCGGCATGCATGTAGTTGCAATTGCAACCATGTGCGGAATTTATCGTGCTGCGCGTTACAATTGCAACTAAATCGATTTCATTGGAAGGGTGCAGCATGTCTTCAACCGAGCCGGATACCTGGTTCAGATTCGTCAGGGCGCATCGGTGCCTGATACGGGAAATCGAGCGCCGCCTGGCCGCGGCCGGGCTCCCTGTTTACGCTTGGTACGATGCGTTGTGGGGCTTGGAAAGCGGCCCCAATGGCACCCGACGCATGAATGAACTGGCCGATGTAATGGCCATCGAACGCTACAACCTCACACGTCTGATCGATCGTCTTGAGGCGGAGGGTCTGGTCGAGCGCAGCCGTGCCAGCGATGACGGCCGGGGTGCCTATGCCGCCATCACCGAGAGCGGCAAAGTGTTGCGCAAAAAGATGTGGCTGATTTACGAAGGCGCCGTCGATGAGTTGTTTCTGGCGCAATTCGACGATGCGCAACAACGCTTCTTCAGTGAAGCCCTGGAACGCGCGGCCAGTGCCGCTCGAAACAGTGCTCGGACGGGGTAAGGCTGTAGGGTTCATTGCAACTGATAACGCTGCATCGCCTGCTCGACAAACGCTTGGGGGACCTTGTCTTCCCGGGCCAGGGCTTGCAGCGCCAAGGTGACAATCCAGCGTTTATCCACCGTTTGGCCCGACGTCGGTTCGGCCGGCAGGCAGACGGTCGAGTCGGCACCGAGCGCCACGAAACGCGAGGTGATGTGCGCACCGATCTGCTCGGCCACATGCTGTGCATAACCAGTCACTGCAATGACTGGGGAATCCTCGGCATTCAGGCATTCGCACAGATGCGAGGAGCGCCGGGGCACGCCCGGATGCATTCGACTCCAGCGTTGTGCGCTATCGGCATCCCTCGCCAGGCGTGTGTAGCTGGGGCAACTCCACAGTTCGCTGGCCACGCCCCAATCCTCGCGCAGCATTCGCGCCGCTGAAATCACCGCGCGCAGGGCAAGCCCCGCGCCCAGCAGGCGCACCTTGGGCTGCCCGGCGTTGCCCTCGATTTCGCAGATTTTGTACATGCCTTTGAGTGCCTGGCTCGCGCTTTGGCTGCTCATGGGACCGGTGAAGTCAGTGGCTTCATCGTGCAGCGCCATGTAATAAAAGCCATGGCTGCCCTCGACATACAGGCTTCGCAAAGCAGCAATGGCTATGGCGCGGGCCTCGGCGCCACTGGCGGGGTCGAATGGCAAACATTGCGGGTTTGCGGCCAGCCACAGAGGAACCCAGGGGTGAGCGCCCTTTGGCCAAACCGTGGACAGCGTTTCAATGTCGTTGCAGACAATCCCGCGCTGAGCCGATTCGCTCGACACTGCGCAAAGCTCTGCCGATGTCGCGGAACTGGTCAGATACAACATAGGTTTTTCGCTGGCGCAGGCCTGTGGGCTGAAGCGTAATGGCCAGGCGCTGATGCGTGTGTGCGCTGTTTCAGCCGCCAGTGTCTGGTTGGCGCGCACCACCCAGACATTCTTCGCCGTATGCGGATCTCCTTCCAGGCGATCGGCAATGTCGATCATGGTGTAGAGCGGTGAAGTGCATTCTGCATAGGACTGATCGGCGAGCACCTGAATTTTTTCGATGCAGGCCTGGGCGGCCAGGCCGGTCTCCCGGGTCGTGCTGAAACTGGAAAAACCGATCATATTTCAAGTCGCTCCGTGCGGGCCGTCGTCGTTGCACCATACTGCACGCGTCAATGTGATTGCAAATGCAATGACATTTAGGTGGGCAATCGAGCCACTGGTTTCGTGTTGCTACGGAGAGAAATGCCGATCTTCAGGCGAAAAAAATCCCCGTGTCATCGAATGATCACGGGGATTTTTCAGTCTATCGAGTCCGTGTTAAACCACGGTCACCGTTAAACGTTGAAACGGAAGTGCATCACGTCGCCATCTTTGACGATGTAGTCCTTGCCTTCCAGACGCCATTTCCCGGCTTCTTTGGTGCCGGCTTCGCCCTTGTACTGGATGAAGTCGTCGTAGGCGATGACTTCGGCGCGGATGAAGCCTTTTTCGAAGTCGGTGTGGATCACGCCAGCGGCTTGTGGTGCGGTGGCACCGACGCGCACGGTCCAGGCGCGGACTTCTTCGACACCGGCGGTGAAGTAGGTCTGCAGGTGCAGCATCTCGTAGCCGGCGCGGATCACGCGGTTCAGGCCAGGCTCTTCGAGGCCCAGGGCTTCGAGGAACATGTCTTTCTCTTCACCGTCGTCCAGCTCGGCGATTTCGGCTTCGATCTTGTTGCAGACCGGAACCACCATGGCGCCTTCTTCTTCGGCGATGGCCTTGACGATGTCCAGCAGCGGGTTGTTCTCGAAACCGTCTTCAGCGACGTTGGCGATGTACATGACCGGCTTGGTGGTCAGCAGGTGGAAACCGCGAATCACCGCTTTGTCGTCGGCGTTCATGGTCTTCATCAAGGTGCGCGCAGGCTTGCCGAGGGTGAAGTGAGCGATCAACTGCTCCAGCAGGCCTTTCTGGACCACTGCATCCTTGTCGCCGCCCTTGGCGTTGCGCGCGACTTTCTGCAGTTGCTTCTCGCAGCTGTCGAGGTCAGCGAAGATCAGTTCCAGGTCGATGATCTCGATGTCGCGTTTCGGGTCGACGCTGTTGGAGACGTGAATCACGTTCTCGTCTTCGAAGCAGCGGACCACGTGGGCGATGGCATCGGTTTCACGGATGTTGGCGAGGAACTTGTTGCCCAGGCCTTCACCTTTCGACGCGCCAGCCACCAGGCCTGCGATGTCGACGAATTCCATGGTGGTCGGCAGGATGCGCTTCGGATTGACGATGGCTGCCAGGGCTTCCAGACGTGGATCCGGCATCGGTACGATACCGGTGTTCGGCTCGATGGTGCAGAAGGGGAAGTTCTCGGCCGCGATCCCGGATTTGGTCAAGGCGTTGAACAGGGTGGACTTGCCGACGTTAGGCAGGCCGACGATGCCGCAATTGAATCCCATGGTGTATCCCCTCGGATTAGAGTCAGGCCTTCTGGCTGTGCAGGTTTTTCATCGCGCGGTTCCATTCCCCGGCGAGGATATCCGGCAGCACGCCGAGGGCAAAGTCGATGCTGGCATCGAGTTTTTCCTGTTCGGCGCGTGGCGCACGACCCAGGACGAAATTTGAAACCATACTGGCAACGCCCGGGTGGCCAATGCCAAGCCGCAAGCGATGAAAGGTATTCTGATTGCCCAGTTGCGCGATGATGTCGCGCAACCCGTTGTGACCGCCATGGCCGCCGCCCTGCTTGAGCTTGGCAACGCCCGGAGGCAAATCGAGTTCGTCATGCGCCACGAGGATTTCTTCAGGCGTGATGCGGAAGAAACCGGCGAGTGCCGCCACGGCCTGGCCGCTACGGTTCATGTACGTGGTGGGAATCAGCAGACGAACATCCTGACCCTGGTGCGAATAACGCCCGGTCAGGCCGAAATATTTGCGATCGGCCACAAGGTTTACGCCTTGCGCGTTCGCGATGCGCTCAACAAAAAGGGCCCCTGCGTTATGCCGGGTCTGTTCGTATTCAGCGCCTGGATTTCCCAGGCCAACGATCAGTTTGATGGCAGTCACGATAGGGGCCCTTCCTTGGAGTGGTGGATAACATCGCCGCAATCAGGGAGTGCGGCGAAAGTGGACGACAAGTGCTCATTTACCATTATGTAAACTCCGCGTTCTCGCCCGCTTTCTCGCTACGTTCCAGTCCGCGATGTTACTTGATCACTCCGGCTTCACAGAGTGAATTACTCTGCTGCGCCTTCTTCGGTAGCTTCTGGAGCAACACGTGGAGCGTGGACGTTGGCAACAGCCTTGTCATCGCCGTGTGCCAGAGCAACAAACTCAACGCCTTTAGGGGCTTTGAGGTCGGACAAGTGAATGATCGCGCCGATTTCGGCGTCAGCCAGGTCGACTTCGATGAATTCAGGCAGGTCTTTTGGCAGACAGGTCACTTCGATTTCCGAAACAACGTGCGAAACTTCGCCGCCTTTCTTGATCGGAGCTTCTTCACCAACAAAGTGTACAGGCACGATAGCGGTCAGTTTCTGGCCAGCTACGACGCGTACGAAGTCAGCGTGCAACACGTGGCCTTTGGCCGGGTGACGCTGCAGGGCTTTGATGATTACGTTTTGCTTGGTGCCGCCAACGTTCAGCTCGATGATGTGGCTGTAAGCCGCTTCGTTTTCGAGCAGTTTGGCAACTTCTTTAGCCAGCATGCTGATGGATTCAGGGGCTTTTTCGCCACCGTAAACTACAGCTGGTACCAGGCTTGCGAGACGACGCAGGCGGCGGCTCGCACCTTTCCCCAGGTCGGAACGCACTTCAGCATTCAGAGTAAAATCGTTCATGTTGTATCTCCAAAATAACCACATTCGCCCCAGCGGTTGCGACCAGCGCTAAAGGCGATATGGGCAAAAAAGCCCCGCCCCGACAGGAATGCCGGGGCGGGGCGCTTTTCGTCAACGAGACATTCGAGAAGGGCAGGGCCCTTAGCGGAACATCGCGCTGATCGATTCTTCATTGCTGATGCGGCGGACCGCCTCGGCAACTACCGGCGCGATATCCAGTTGACGGATACGCGAGCAGGCTTGAGCAGCAGCGGACAACGGGATGGTGTTAGTCACCACCAGTTCGTCCAGCATGGAATTTTCGATGTTTTCGATCGCCCGACCGGACAGCACAGGGTGTGTGCAGTAGGCGAAAACCTTGGCAGCGCCATGCTCTTTCAGGGCCTTGGCCGCGTGACACAAAGTGCCGGCGGTATCGACCATGTCATCGACCAGAATACAGGTACGCCCTTCGACATCACCGATGATATGCATCACTTCAGAGTGATTGGCTTTCTCACGGCGTTTGTCGATGATCCCGAGATCCACGCCCAAGGATTTGGCAACAGCACGTGCACGCACGACGCCACCAATGTCCGGGGACACGATCATCAGGTTTTCGAAGCGCTGATCTTCAATGTCATCCACCAATACCGGGGAGCCGTAGATGTTATCTACCGGAATATCGAAGAAACCCTGGATTTGGTCAGCATGCAAATCAACCGTGAGAACACGATCGATGCCGACTACGGTAAGCATGTCAGCAACGACTTTCGCGCTGATAGCCACACGTGCGGAACGCGGACGGCGATCCTGACGGGCATAACCAAAGTAAGGAATAACAGCAGTGATACGAGTAGCCGAGGAGCGGCGGAAGGCATCAGCCATCACTACCAGTTCCATCAGGTTATCGTTGGTCGGAGCGCAAGTCGGCTGAATAATGAAGACATCTTTACCGCGGACGTTTTCATTGATCTCGGCAGTAATTTCGCCGTCGGAAAACTTACCGACAGAGATGTCACCGAGAGGGATATGCAGCTGACGTACAACACGCCGAGCCAGATCGGGGTTAGCGTTCCCCGTAAAGACCATCATCTTGGACACGCGCAGTACCTGAAGGCTGAGGGTAACCTGGATGAGTATAGGAAAATGGCAGGGGCGGCTGGATTCGAACCAACGCATGGCAGGATCAAAACCTGCTGCCTTACCGCTTGGCGACGCCCCTGTATCTGTTGCAACGATTACCCAGTAATCGATTCCTTTAGAGCAGTTTTTGCAGCTTGCGATGCAACATCGAAACGTTGCTTCCCTTTGCTACAAACCCTGTAAGGGTCTCTGTAAGAAGGGCCGAGACTTTATCAGCTTCAGCTTTGCTTGGGAAGCCCCCAAACACACAACTTCCAGTGCCGGTGAGTTTTGCTTCGGTAAATTTACCTAACAAATTCAATGCGTTACGTACCTCTGGATAACGCCTTGCTACTACCGGCAAGCA contains:
- the ychF gene encoding redox-regulated ATPase YchF, yielding MGFNCGIVGLPNVGKSTLFNALTKSGIAAENFPFCTIEPNTGIVPMPDPRLEALAAIVNPKRILPTTMEFVDIAGLVAGASKGEGLGNKFLANIRETDAIAHVVRCFEDENVIHVSNSVDPKRDIEIIDLELIFADLDSCEKQLQKVARNAKGGDKDAVVQKGLLEQLIAHFTLGKPARTLMKTMNADDKAVIRGFHLLTTKPVMYIANVAEDGFENNPLLDIVKAIAEEEGAMVVPVCNKIEAEIAELDDGEEKDMFLEALGLEEPGLNRVIRAGYEMLHLQTYFTAGVEEVRAWTVRVGATAPQAAGVIHTDFEKGFIRAEVIAYDDFIQYKGEAGTKEAGKWRLEGKDYIVKDGDVMHFRFNV
- the pth gene encoding aminoacyl-tRNA hydrolase, with product MTAIKLIVGLGNPGAEYEQTRHNAGALFVERIANAQGVNLVADRKYFGLTGRYSHQGQDVRLLIPTTYMNRSGQAVAALAGFFRITPEEILVAHDELDLPPGVAKLKQGGGHGGHNGLRDIIAQLGNQNTFHRLRLGIGHPGVASMVSNFVLGRAPRAEQEKLDASIDFALGVLPDILAGEWNRAMKNLHSQKA
- a CDS encoding MarR family winged helix-turn-helix transcriptional regulator, coding for MSSTEPDTWFRFVRAHRCLIREIERRLAAAGLPVYAWYDALWGLESGPNGTRRMNELADVMAIERYNLTRLIDRLEAEGLVERSRASDDGRGAYAAITESGKVLRKKMWLIYEGAVDELFLAQFDDAQQRFFSEALERAASAARNSARTG
- a CDS encoding MFS transporter, whose protein sequence is MAISNAQTGSTPASATPQSSPLVMRIIGAVALAHLINDLIQSVLPSIYPMLKANYGLTFTQVGLITLTFQLTASLLQPWVGYYTDRHPKPWLLPAGTVCTLIGILMMSEVGSFPMILLAAGLIGIGSSTFHPEASRVARLASGGRFGLAQSTFQVGGNAGSAFGPLLAAAIIIPYGQGHVAWFGLFAVFALFVLYRISRWYANHLNLFKLKQGQAATHGLSKNRVIGALVVLGLLVFSKYFYMASFTSYFTFYLIEKFDLSVASSQLHLFLFLGAVAAGTFFGGPIGDKIGRKAVIWFSILGVAPFTLILPHVDLFWTSILSVVIGFILASAFSAIVVYAQELVPGNVGMIAGVFFGLMFGFGGIGAALLGHLADVRGIEYVYFLCSFLPLFGVLAIFLPRTKKP
- the aceE gene encoding pyruvate dehydrogenase (acetyl-transferring), homodimeric type translates to MAQQSMFLDEDPQETREWLESIESVLSVEGRPRAHYLIDQLLDFDVAQHGDFYGRVTTPYVNTVAVDRQQPYPGDLIVERRINAYIRWNALAMVLRAGKHSNVGGHIASYASAAVLYDVGFEHFFRGRTEQFGGDMVYIQGHSSPGIYGRAYLEGRLSEEQLDNFRRETDRDGVSSYPHPRLMPDFWQFPTVSMGLGPITAAYQARFMRYLEDRGLKEHQGRKVWAFLGDGEMDQPESLAAISLAGREKLDNIIFVVNCNLQRLDGPVRGNAKVIQEFESLYRAAGWNVIKVIWGGGWDALLDKDKSGLLRQRMMECVDGEYQNYKSQNGAYVREHFFGKYPELLALVSDLSDDEIWKLSRGGHDPEKVYNAYAAAMRHTGGPSVILAKTVKGFGMGEAGEGQNINHQLKKMGEDAIRAFRDRFSLEITDDQLSEMPYLKPAEDSVEARYLQARRTHLGGYIPERVSVAQPLQIPPLSIMGTQLKGTGQREISTTMAFVRILGTLLKDPNIGKVIVPIVPDESRTFGMESLFRQIGIHSHVGQLYTPQDAGQLSYYKEARDGQIMQEGLNESGAISSWIAASTSYSNHGVTMVPFYIFYSMFGFQRVGDLAWAAGDARARGFLLGATSGRTTLMGEGLQHDDGHSHVLSSTVPCCLSYDPTYAYELAVIIQDGMRRMYVDNEDIYYYITLLNENYAHPDMPEGAEQGILKGMYPLSASGTPAEGKHVQLMGCGSILLEVIAAAQLLETDFGVSSEVWSVTSLTELRREGQEVERWNLLHPQETQRIGHVERCLQDKPGPVVVATDYMKIFADQIRPFVPKRRFVALGTDGFGQSDTRESLRKFFEVDRHFIAVAALKALADEGTLPREKVAEAIALYGIDPEKQNPAKV
- a CDS encoding 50S ribosomal protein L25/general stress protein Ctc translates to MNDFTLNAEVRSDLGKGASRRLRRLASLVPAVVYGGEKAPESISMLAKEVAKLLENEAAYSHIIELNVGGTKQNVIIKALQRHPAKGHVLHADFVRVVAGQKLTAIVPVHFVGEEAPIKKGGEVSHVVSEIEVTCLPKDLPEFIEVDLADAEIGAIIHLSDLKAPKGVEFVALAHGDDKAVANVHAPRVAPEATEEGAAE
- a CDS encoding transketolase-like TK C-terminal-containing protein, giving the protein MIGFSSFSTTRETGLAAQACIEKIQVLADQSYAECTSPLYTMIDIADRLEGDPHTAKNVWVVRANQTLAAETAHTRISAWPLRFSPQACASEKPMLYLTSSATSAELCAVSSESAQRGIVCNDIETLSTVWPKGAHPWVPLWLAANPQCLPFDPASGAEARAIAIAALRSLYVEGSHGFYYMALHDEATDFTGPMSSQSASQALKGMYKICEIEGNAGQPKVRLLGAGLALRAVISAARMLREDWGVASELWSCPSYTRLARDADSAQRWSRMHPGVPRRSSHLCECLNAEDSPVIAVTGYAQHVAEQIGAHITSRFVALGADSTVCLPAEPTSGQTVDKRWIVTLALQALAREDKVPQAFVEQAMQRYQLQ
- a CDS encoding ribose-phosphate pyrophosphokinase encodes the protein MSKMMVFTGNANPDLARRVVRQLHIPLGDISVGKFSDGEITAEINENVRGKDVFIIQPTCAPTNDNLMELVVMADAFRRSSATRITAVIPYFGYARQDRRPRSARVAISAKVVADMLTVVGIDRVLTVDLHADQIQGFFDIPVDNIYGSPVLVDDIEDQRFENLMIVSPDIGGVVRARAVAKSLGVDLGIIDKRREKANHSEVMHIIGDVEGRTCILVDDMVDTAGTLCHAAKALKEHGAAKVFAYCTHPVLSGRAIENIENSMLDELVVTNTIPLSAAAQACSRIRQLDIAPVVAEAVRRISNEESISAMFR